In Alkalinema sp. FACHB-956, the following proteins share a genomic window:
- a CDS encoding phosphotransferase: MVATVFPVIYSTLACDALADRVLSSYAIAPIQSCEFWHRGLSDVYVVETLDSQYVLRVSHNHWRSRDEINFELEFLSFLRGQRFPIAYPLRTIEGQLSVEIQAPEGPRYASLFIYAPGQVPLGDLNVTQGQHLGATVAKLHRTSLAFKPSGPEKVLDLDYLLDRSVAEIEPFLSADDRDCLLETADQVHQQLQDYPRDSPYWVVCWGDAHSGNAHFTSDTQMTLFDFDQCGYSWRSFEIAKFLKTALTAGTSRSIRQAFLTGYQSVQPLEPFELDALRSLTQVAFIWSWAISLTHSRWNNYCRLDDYYFHQRLQQLKMFRSNDCYLV; the protein is encoded by the coding sequence ATGGTTGCCACCGTGTTTCCGGTTATCTATTCGACGTTAGCCTGTGATGCACTCGCCGATCGAGTTCTGTCCAGTTATGCGATCGCACCGATCCAAAGCTGCGAGTTTTGGCACCGGGGCTTAAGCGATGTCTATGTCGTGGAAACGCTGGATAGTCAGTATGTGTTGCGGGTTTCCCATAACCATTGGCGATCGCGGGACGAAATTAATTTCGAGCTAGAGTTTCTCAGCTTTCTCCGTGGTCAACGGTTTCCGATCGCCTACCCCCTGCGGACGATCGAGGGGCAATTGTCGGTGGAGATCCAGGCCCCGGAAGGCCCGCGCTATGCATCGTTATTTATCTATGCACCTGGCCAGGTACCCCTAGGGGATCTGAATGTCACCCAGGGACAGCACCTAGGAGCCACGGTCGCCAAGTTACATCGCACCAGTTTGGCGTTTAAACCCAGTGGCCCAGAAAAAGTTTTAGATTTGGACTATTTACTCGATCGTTCGGTCGCGGAAATTGAACCGTTTTTGTCCGCTGACGATCGGGATTGTTTGCTGGAAACGGCAGACCAGGTGCACCAACAGTTGCAGGATTATCCTCGGGACTCCCCCTATTGGGTGGTGTGTTGGGGGGATGCCCACAGCGGCAACGCGCACTTTACGTCAGATACACAGATGACGCTGTTTGATTTTGACCAATGTGGGTATAGCTGGCGATCGTTTGAAATTGCTAAGTTTCTGAAAACGGCATTAACGGCGGGAACCAGTCGATCGATCCGGCAAGCGTTTCTTACAGGATATCAATCGGTACAACCTTTGGAGCCGTTTGAACTGGATGCCCTGCGTAGCTTAACCCAGGTGGCCTTTATTTGGTCTTGGGCCATCAGTCTCACCCATTCCCGATGGAATAATTACTGTCGCTTAGATGATTACTATTTCCATCAGCGGTTGCAACAGTTAAAGATGTTTCGATCGAATGATTGCTATTTAGTCTAG
- a CDS encoding DUF3474 domain-containing protein yields the protein MQTLPNPSTRSQDLPFTLADVRNAIPDECFRPSTWRSMAYFFWDLGVIAGLCALAATIDSWWFFPIFWLAQGTMFWALFVVGHDCGHGSFSQHKWLNNLIGHLAHSPILVPFHGWRISHRTHHSNTGNIETDESWYPITESKYNQMGFLEKLIRFYLPLLAYPIYLFRRSPGKKGSHFLPSSPLFKPSERNDVIVSTVCWGAMVAFLGWLGYAYGLEFLLKYYVGGYIVFVMWLDLVTFLHHTEADIPWYRGDDWYFLKGALSTIDRDYGFINWIHHDIGTHVAHHIFSNMPHYRLKTATEAIKPLLGDYYRKSDESIWTSFWRSYFACHFIADQGSKIYYQSPTNRSENSLN from the coding sequence GTGCAAACTTTACCGAATCCTTCAACCCGTTCACAGGATCTACCGTTTACCCTGGCAGATGTCCGCAATGCAATCCCAGATGAGTGTTTTCGGCCTTCGACCTGGCGATCGATGGCCTATTTTTTTTGGGATTTAGGGGTCATTGCTGGACTGTGTGCATTGGCTGCCACGATCGATTCTTGGTGGTTTTTTCCAATTTTTTGGCTCGCCCAGGGCACGATGTTTTGGGCATTGTTTGTGGTAGGGCATGATTGCGGTCATGGTTCCTTTTCGCAACATAAGTGGCTGAATAACTTGATTGGCCATTTGGCCCATAGTCCGATTTTGGTGCCGTTCCATGGTTGGCGGATTAGCCATCGCACCCACCACTCCAACACAGGCAACATCGAAACCGATGAGAGTTGGTACCCGATTACGGAAAGCAAGTACAACCAAATGGGCTTTCTGGAGAAGTTGATTCGCTTCTATTTGCCGTTGTTGGCCTATCCGATTTATCTGTTCCGGCGATCGCCCGGTAAAAAAGGCTCCCACTTTTTGCCTAGCAGCCCTTTGTTCAAGCCGTCTGAGCGCAATGATGTCATTGTCAGTACAGTCTGCTGGGGCGCAATGGTTGCCTTCCTGGGTTGGTTGGGATATGCCTATGGTTTGGAATTTCTGTTGAAATACTACGTGGGAGGCTACATCGTCTTTGTGATGTGGCTGGATTTAGTGACTTTCCTGCACCACACTGAAGCGGATATTCCTTGGTACCGTGGTGATGATTGGTATTTCCTGAAGGGTGCGCTTTCGACGATCGATCGGGATTATGGGTTTATCAACTGGATTCACCATGACATTGGAACCCACGTTGCCCATCACATTTTCTCGAACATGCCGCACTACCGTCTCAAGACGGCAACGGAAGCCATTAAGCCATTGTTAGGTGACTATTATCGTAAGTCGGATGAGTCCATTTGGACGTCATTCTGGCGCTCCTATTTTGCTTGCCACTTCATTGCAGATCAGGGCAGCAAAATCTATTACCAGTCGCCTACGAATCGATCGGAGAATTCATTGAATTAA
- a CDS encoding DUF4188 domain-containing protein, protein MLKYKLYQAALPEHPEAVVFVNGMIARDRAGFLWFWRNLPSIYRSTSQAAGCLQVKAGICGPKEVIMVSYWESEAQLMAFFRGAAHREMMQFTQRHPNSLCLYNETYQPRKSGKYSHEPQGMAIVYGVS, encoded by the coding sequence ATGCTGAAATATAAGCTCTATCAAGCTGCTTTGCCGGAGCATCCCGAGGCGGTGGTGTTTGTGAATGGGATGATTGCCCGCGATCGGGCGGGTTTTTTGTGGTTTTGGCGGAATTTGCCCAGTATTTATCGATCGACTTCGCAGGCTGCGGGCTGCTTGCAGGTGAAGGCGGGCATTTGTGGCCCGAAGGAAGTGATTATGGTGAGTTATTGGGAATCCGAGGCGCAGTTGATGGCGTTTTTTCGGGGGGCGGCCCATCGGGAGATGATGCAATTTACCCAGCGTCATCCCAATAGCTTGTGTCTTTATAACGAAACCTATCAGCCGAGAAAAAGTGGGAAATATAGCCACGAGCCGCAGGGAATGGCAATCGTCTATGGTGTGTCGTGA